The following proteins are co-located in the Syngnathus scovelli strain Florida chromosome 21, RoL_Ssco_1.2, whole genome shotgun sequence genome:
- the msh2 gene encoding DNA mismatch repair protein Msh2 isoform X2, with translation MPVMKGLLAPQNTFLDNIATRFDGTHSNFLLGNAQGHRGYPIVYCSDGFCELTGFTRTEVMQKNCSCRFLYGADTSERVAQQMEKALEGRHEYQAQVHFYRKDGVAFWCLLDIVPIKNEKGEMVLFLFSFKDITDSHGKCQQNSTKEVLEEDQRQRRKGSSRLSEARKRGRTVLYQLTSRFSRRAKGDINLGGNMMDRPSVPEYKVAAVQRSRFLLLHYSVSKALWDWLILLATFYVAVTVPYNVSFMPYHDNVTAARSTIVSDIAVEMLFITDIILNFRTTFVSQSGQVVYQSRSICIHYATTWFFVDLVAALPFDLLYAFNITVTSLVHLLKTVRLLRLLRLLQKLDRYSQYSAMVLTLLMSVFALLAHWMACVWYMIGQKELETSHTWEIGWLHELGKRLETPYANSTSGGPSVRSAYIAALYFTLSSLTSVGFGNVCANTDAEKIFSICTMLVGALMHALVFGNVTAIIQRMYSRRSLYHTRMKDLKDFIRVHGLPQQLKQRMLEYFQTTWSVNNGIDANELLHDFPDELRADIATHLNKDILQLAVFKGASRGCLRSLSLHIKTSFCVPGEYLIRQGDALHANYFVCSGSLEVLKDGVVLAILGKGDLIGCDLPDSEQVVKTNADVKALTYCDLQYISVRGLREVLHLYPEYAGVFASDIHNNITYNLREGSQDQGLGRFSRSPRIPHETRLSPLAETSKLEDSSPSARSRRNLLLPNLSSPVRRTSLGNLLGDELRQFNALRRCRSPNLARSFLSHAAASPQTPPAKPERAASGRESGEELKPSELLIPTVTCFGPSELSPRVVDGIEDNSHVFHFNVEHGGPQARRGSGGTQESTRVNVRLLLETEEVQQSISLLHQKMGSLNQEVSELGNGLRRITHLLQAHVNAHHNLYLHHQVASPQPGLPSHPAAANCHAATLAAPSSWTPGGFPGGGLAGPTAISRSQPALYPRPDADPPADRPSAGSYPLLGLLQPSHEDVDCFAQDSHPPLIPACSSSLAPQLGPLGRSLDPPSLSLDHPSLECLLSGRRESESTSRSSVGVQTQSSEQSWCLDLTD, from the exons ACAGCAACTTCCTGCTGGGCAACGCGCAGGGCCACCGCGGCTACCCCATCGTGTACTGCTCGGACGGCTTCTGCGAGCTGACGGGCTTCACCCGCACCGAGGTGATGCAGAAGAACTGCAGCTGCCGCTTCCTGTACGGCGCCGACACCAGCGAGCGCGTGGCGCAGCAGATGGAGAAGGCCCTGGAGGGACGCCACGAGTACCAGGCCCAGGTGCACTTCTACAGGAAGGACG GCGTGGCCTTCTGGTGCCTGCTGGACATCGTGCCCATCAAGAACGAGAAGGGCGAGATGgttctcttcctcttctccttcaAGGACATCACCGACAGCCACGGGAAATGTCAGCAGAACAGCACCAAGGAAG TTTTGGAGGAGGACCAGCGTCAGCGGCGAAAGGGCAGCTCGCGCCTGAGCGAGGCCCGCAAGCGAGGGCGCACCGTCTTGTACCAGCTGACAAGTCGCTTTTCCCGCCGCGCCAAAGGCGACATCAACCTGGGCGGG AACATGATGGATCGTCCGTCGGTGCCGGAGTACAAGGTGGCTGCGGTGCAGCGCTCTCGCTTTCTGCTGCTGCACTACAGCGTGTCCAAGGCGCTGTGGGACTGGCTGATCCTACTGGCCACCTTCTACGTGGCCGTCACCGTGCCCTACAACGTCAGCTTCATGCCCTACCACGACAACGTCACGGCCGCTCGCTCCACCATCGTCAGCGACATTGCCGTCGAGATGCTCTTCATCACAG ACATAATCCTGAACTTCCGCACGACCTTTGTGAGCCAGTCGGGTCAGGTGGTGTACCAGTCGCGTTCCATCTGCATCCACTACGCCACCACTTGGTTCTTTGTGGACCTGGTGGCCGCTCTGCCCTTTGACCTCCTCTACGCTTTCAACATCACAGTG ACGTCGCTGGTGCACCTGCTGAAGACGGTGCggctgctgcggctgctgcgGCTACTGCAGAAGCTGGACCGCTACTCGCAGTACAGCGCCATGGTGCTGACGCTGCTCATGTCCGTGTTCGCCCTGCTCGCCCACTGGATGGCCTGCGTCTGGTACATGATCGGACAGAAAGAGCTGGAGACCAGCCACACCTGGGAAATAG GATGGCTGCACGAGCTGGGCAAACGTCTCGAGACACCGTACGCCAACAGCACGTCGGGCGGTCCGTCGGTGCGCAGCGCCTACATCGCCGCCCTCTACTTCACCCTCAGCAGCTTGACCAGCGTAGGCTTCGGCAACGTCTGCGCCAACACCGACGCCGAGAAGATCTTCTCCATCTGCACCATGCTGGTGGGCG CGCTGATGCACGCCCTGGTGTTCGGCAACGTGACGGCCATCATCCAACGCATGTACTCGCGCCGCTCGCTCTACCACACCCGCATGAAGGACCTGAAGGACTTCATCCGCGTGCACGGCCTGCCCcagcagctcaagcagaggatgCTGGAGTACTTCCAGACCACCTGGTCGGTCAACAACGGCATCGACGCGAACGAG CTGCTGCACGACTTCCCCGACGAGCTGCGCGCCGACATCGCCACGCACCTGAACAAGGACATCCTGCAGCTAGCCGTCTTCAAGGGCGCCAGCCGAGGCTGCCTGCGCTCGCTCTCGCTGCACATCAAGACGTCCTTCTGTGTGCCCGGCGAGTACCTCATCCGCCAGGGCGACGCGCTGCACGCCAACTACTTTGTCTGCTCCGGATCGCTGGAGGTCCTCAAGGACGGCGTGGTGCTGGCCATACTCG GAAAAGGCGACCTGATTGGCTGCGACCTGCCCGACAGCGAGCAGGTGGTCAAAACCAACGCAGACGTGAAGGCGCTGACCTATTGCGACCTTCAGTACATCAGCGTGCGCGGGCTGAGGGAGGTGCTTCACCTTTATCCCGAGTACGCCGGCGTCTTCGCCTCCGACATTCATAATAACATCACCTACAACCTGCGAGAGGGAAGCCAGGATCAG GGACTTGGCAGGTTTTCAAGGTCGCCCAGGATCCCGCAT GAAACGCGACTGAGTCCCTTGGCGGAAACAAGCAAGCTGGAAGATTCGTCCCCGTCAGCGCGGTCGCGCCGTAACCTGCTGCTGCCCAACCTGAGCAGCCCCGTGCGCCGCACCTCGCTGGGAAACCTGCTGGGCGACGAGCTGCGCCAGTTCAACGCGCTGCGCCGCTGCCGCTCGCCCAACCTCGCCCGTAGCTTCCTGAGCCACGCCGCCGCCTCGCCTCAGACGCCGCCGGCCAAACCGGAGCGCGCCGCCtcgggccgtgagtccggcgaggAGCTTAAGCCTTCCGAGCTCCTCATCCCCACCGTCACCTGCTTTGGACCCTCCGAACTCAGCCCAAG GGTCGTGGATGGCATCGAGGACAACAGCCACGTGTTCCATTTCAACGTGGAGCACGGCGGGCCACAGGCCAGAAGAGGAAGCGGCGGAACACAAG AGTCCACACGGGTGAACGTGCGTCTCTTGCTGGAAACTGAGGAAGTTCAGCAGAGCATCAGTCTACTCCACCAAAAG ATGGGCTCGTTAAACCAGGAAGTGTCGGAGCTTGGCAACGGCCTGCGCCGTATCACGCACCTCCTCCAGGCCCACGTCAACGCCCATCACAACTTGTATCTCCACCACCAGGTGGCGTCCCCCCAGCCAGGCCTCCCCAGCCACCCGGCCGCCGCCAACTGTCACGCCGCCACCTTGGCGGCGCCGTCATCGTGGACGCCGGGAGGCTTCCCCGGTGGAGGCCTGGCGGGCCCCACCGCCATCAGTCGGTCCCAACCCGCTTTGTACCCGCGGCCCGACGCGGACCCCCCCGCCGACCGCCCGTCGGCCGGTTCTTACCCTCTTCTCGGGCTGTTGCAACCCTCGCACGAGGACGTTGACTGTTTCGCCCAAGACTCGCATCCTCCTTTAATCCCCGCTTGTTCGTCCTCATTAGCACCCCAACTGGGCCCACTCGGTCGCAGTCTAGACCCCCCTAGTCTCAGTCTAGACCACCCCagcctggaatgtctgctgagcGGTCGCAGGGAAAGCGAAAGCACGTCCAGGTCCAGCGTTGGCGTTCAGACTCAGAGTAGCGAGCAGTCGTGGTGTCTGGATCTCACggactaa
- the msh2 gene encoding DNA mismatch repair protein Msh2 isoform X4, whose protein sequence is MPVMKGLLAPQNTFLDNIATRFDGTHSNFLLGNAQGHRGYPIVYCSDGFCELTGFTRTEVMQKNCSCRFLYGADTSERVAQQMEKALEGRHEYQAQVHFYRKDGVAFWCLLDIVPIKNEKGEMVLFLFSFKDITDSHGKCQQNSTKEVLEEDQRQRRKGSSRLSEARKRGRTVLYQLTSRFSRRAKGDINLGGNMMDRPSVPEYKVAAVQRSRFLLLHYSVSKALWDWLILLATFYVAVTVPYNVSFMPYHDNVTAARSTIVSDIAVEMLFITDIILNFRTTFVSQSGQVVYQSRSICIHYATTWFFVDLVAALPFDLLYAFNITVVRKPKRRPGMHSRASGQGEPKLFFVWQTSLVHLLKTVRLLRLLRLLQKLDRYSQYSAMVLTLLMSVFALLAHWMACVWYMIGQKELETSHTWEIGWLHELGKRLETPYANSTSGGPSVRSAYIAALYFTLSSLTSVGFGNVCANTDAEKIFSICTMLVGALMHALVFGNVTAIIQRMYSRRSLYHTRMKDLKDFIRVHGLPQQLKQRMLEYFQTTWSVNNGIDANELLHDFPDELRADIATHLNKDILQLAVFKGASRGCLRSLSLHIKTSFCVPGEYLIRQGDALHANYFVCSGSLEVLKDGVVLAILGKGDLIGCDLPDSEQVVKTNADVKALTYCDLQYISVRGLREVLHLYPEYAGVFASDIHNNITYNLREGSQDQGLGRFSRSPRIPHETRLSPLAETSKLEDSSPSARSRRNLLLPNLSSPVRRTSLGNLLGDELRQFNALRRCRSPNLARSFLSHAAASPQTPPAKPERAASGRESGEELKPSELLIPTVTCFGPSELSPRVVDGIEDNSHVFHFNVEHGGPQARRGSGGTQESTRVNVRLLLETEEVQQSISLLHQKAHQGRGSGRRCAW, encoded by the exons ACAGCAACTTCCTGCTGGGCAACGCGCAGGGCCACCGCGGCTACCCCATCGTGTACTGCTCGGACGGCTTCTGCGAGCTGACGGGCTTCACCCGCACCGAGGTGATGCAGAAGAACTGCAGCTGCCGCTTCCTGTACGGCGCCGACACCAGCGAGCGCGTGGCGCAGCAGATGGAGAAGGCCCTGGAGGGACGCCACGAGTACCAGGCCCAGGTGCACTTCTACAGGAAGGACG GCGTGGCCTTCTGGTGCCTGCTGGACATCGTGCCCATCAAGAACGAGAAGGGCGAGATGgttctcttcctcttctccttcaAGGACATCACCGACAGCCACGGGAAATGTCAGCAGAACAGCACCAAGGAAG TTTTGGAGGAGGACCAGCGTCAGCGGCGAAAGGGCAGCTCGCGCCTGAGCGAGGCCCGCAAGCGAGGGCGCACCGTCTTGTACCAGCTGACAAGTCGCTTTTCCCGCCGCGCCAAAGGCGACATCAACCTGGGCGGG AACATGATGGATCGTCCGTCGGTGCCGGAGTACAAGGTGGCTGCGGTGCAGCGCTCTCGCTTTCTGCTGCTGCACTACAGCGTGTCCAAGGCGCTGTGGGACTGGCTGATCCTACTGGCCACCTTCTACGTGGCCGTCACCGTGCCCTACAACGTCAGCTTCATGCCCTACCACGACAACGTCACGGCCGCTCGCTCCACCATCGTCAGCGACATTGCCGTCGAGATGCTCTTCATCACAG ACATAATCCTGAACTTCCGCACGACCTTTGTGAGCCAGTCGGGTCAGGTGGTGTACCAGTCGCGTTCCATCTGCATCCACTACGCCACCACTTGGTTCTTTGTGGACCTGGTGGCCGCTCTGCCCTTTGACCTCCTCTACGCTTTCAACATCACAGTGGTGAGGAAGCCGAAGCGAAGACCTGGAATGCACTCTCGCGCGAGTGGGCAAGGCGAGCCAAAGCTCTTCTTTGTATGGCAGACGTCGCTGGTGCACCTGCTGAAGACGGTGCggctgctgcggctgctgcgGCTACTGCAGAAGCTGGACCGCTACTCGCAGTACAGCGCCATGGTGCTGACGCTGCTCATGTCCGTGTTCGCCCTGCTCGCCCACTGGATGGCCTGCGTCTGGTACATGATCGGACAGAAAGAGCTGGAGACCAGCCACACCTGGGAAATAG GATGGCTGCACGAGCTGGGCAAACGTCTCGAGACACCGTACGCCAACAGCACGTCGGGCGGTCCGTCGGTGCGCAGCGCCTACATCGCCGCCCTCTACTTCACCCTCAGCAGCTTGACCAGCGTAGGCTTCGGCAACGTCTGCGCCAACACCGACGCCGAGAAGATCTTCTCCATCTGCACCATGCTGGTGGGCG CGCTGATGCACGCCCTGGTGTTCGGCAACGTGACGGCCATCATCCAACGCATGTACTCGCGCCGCTCGCTCTACCACACCCGCATGAAGGACCTGAAGGACTTCATCCGCGTGCACGGCCTGCCCcagcagctcaagcagaggatgCTGGAGTACTTCCAGACCACCTGGTCGGTCAACAACGGCATCGACGCGAACGAG CTGCTGCACGACTTCCCCGACGAGCTGCGCGCCGACATCGCCACGCACCTGAACAAGGACATCCTGCAGCTAGCCGTCTTCAAGGGCGCCAGCCGAGGCTGCCTGCGCTCGCTCTCGCTGCACATCAAGACGTCCTTCTGTGTGCCCGGCGAGTACCTCATCCGCCAGGGCGACGCGCTGCACGCCAACTACTTTGTCTGCTCCGGATCGCTGGAGGTCCTCAAGGACGGCGTGGTGCTGGCCATACTCG GAAAAGGCGACCTGATTGGCTGCGACCTGCCCGACAGCGAGCAGGTGGTCAAAACCAACGCAGACGTGAAGGCGCTGACCTATTGCGACCTTCAGTACATCAGCGTGCGCGGGCTGAGGGAGGTGCTTCACCTTTATCCCGAGTACGCCGGCGTCTTCGCCTCCGACATTCATAATAACATCACCTACAACCTGCGAGAGGGAAGCCAGGATCAG GGACTTGGCAGGTTTTCAAGGTCGCCCAGGATCCCGCAT GAAACGCGACTGAGTCCCTTGGCGGAAACAAGCAAGCTGGAAGATTCGTCCCCGTCAGCGCGGTCGCGCCGTAACCTGCTGCTGCCCAACCTGAGCAGCCCCGTGCGCCGCACCTCGCTGGGAAACCTGCTGGGCGACGAGCTGCGCCAGTTCAACGCGCTGCGCCGCTGCCGCTCGCCCAACCTCGCCCGTAGCTTCCTGAGCCACGCCGCCGCCTCGCCTCAGACGCCGCCGGCCAAACCGGAGCGCGCCGCCtcgggccgtgagtccggcgaggAGCTTAAGCCTTCCGAGCTCCTCATCCCCACCGTCACCTGCTTTGGACCCTCCGAACTCAGCCCAAG GGTCGTGGATGGCATCGAGGACAACAGCCACGTGTTCCATTTCAACGTGGAGCACGGCGGGCCACAGGCCAGAAGAGGAAGCGGCGGAACACAAG AGTCCACACGGGTGAACGTGCGTCTCTTGCTGGAAACTGAGGAAGTTCAGCAGAGCATCAGTCTACTCCACCAAAAG GCTCACCAAGGCCGAGGAAGCGGAAGACGGTGTGCATGGTGA
- the msh2 gene encoding DNA mismatch repair protein Msh2 isoform X5, which yields MPVMKGLLAPQNTFLDNIATRFDGTHSNFLLGNAQGHRGYPIVYCSDGFCELTGFTRTEVMQKNCSCRFLYGADTSERVAQQMEKALEGRHEYQAQVHFYRKDGVAFWCLLDIVPIKNEKGEMVLFLFSFKDITDSHGKCQQNSTKEVLEEDQRQRRKGSSRLSEARKRGRTVLYQLTSRFSRRAKGDINLGGNMMDRPSVPEYKVAAVQRSRFLLLHYSVSKALWDWLILLATFYVAVTVPYNVSFMPYHDNVTAARSTIVSDIAVEMLFITDIILNFRTTFVSQSGQVVYQSRSICIHYATTWFFVDLVAALPFDLLYAFNITVVRKPKRRPGMHSRASGQGEPKLFFVWQTSLVHLLKTVRLLRLLRLLQKLDRYSQYSAMVLTLLMSVFALLAHWMACVWYMIGQKELETSHTWEIGWLHELGKRLETPYANSTSGGPSVRSAYIAALYFTLSSLTSVGFGNVCANTDAEKIFSICTMLVGALMHALVFGNVTAIIQRMYSRRSLYHTRMKDLKDFIRVHGLPQQLKQRMLEYFQTTWSVNNGIDANELLHDFPDELRADIATHLNKDILQLAVFKGASRGCLRSLSLHIKTSFCVPGEYLIRQGDALHANYFVCSGSLEVLKDGVVLAILGKGDLIGCDLPDSEQVVKTNADVKALTYCDLQYISVRGLREVLHLYPEYAGVFASDIHNNITYNLREGSQDQGLGRFSRSPRIPHETRLSPLAETSKLEDSSPSARSRRNLLLPNLSSPVRRTSLGNLLGDELRQFNALRRCRSPNLARSFLSHAAASPQTPPAKPERAASGRESGEELKPSELLIPTVTCFGPSELSPRVVDGIEDNSHVFHFNVEHGGPQARRGSGGTQESTRVNVRLLLETEEVQQSISLLHQKIG from the exons ACAGCAACTTCCTGCTGGGCAACGCGCAGGGCCACCGCGGCTACCCCATCGTGTACTGCTCGGACGGCTTCTGCGAGCTGACGGGCTTCACCCGCACCGAGGTGATGCAGAAGAACTGCAGCTGCCGCTTCCTGTACGGCGCCGACACCAGCGAGCGCGTGGCGCAGCAGATGGAGAAGGCCCTGGAGGGACGCCACGAGTACCAGGCCCAGGTGCACTTCTACAGGAAGGACG GCGTGGCCTTCTGGTGCCTGCTGGACATCGTGCCCATCAAGAACGAGAAGGGCGAGATGgttctcttcctcttctccttcaAGGACATCACCGACAGCCACGGGAAATGTCAGCAGAACAGCACCAAGGAAG TTTTGGAGGAGGACCAGCGTCAGCGGCGAAAGGGCAGCTCGCGCCTGAGCGAGGCCCGCAAGCGAGGGCGCACCGTCTTGTACCAGCTGACAAGTCGCTTTTCCCGCCGCGCCAAAGGCGACATCAACCTGGGCGGG AACATGATGGATCGTCCGTCGGTGCCGGAGTACAAGGTGGCTGCGGTGCAGCGCTCTCGCTTTCTGCTGCTGCACTACAGCGTGTCCAAGGCGCTGTGGGACTGGCTGATCCTACTGGCCACCTTCTACGTGGCCGTCACCGTGCCCTACAACGTCAGCTTCATGCCCTACCACGACAACGTCACGGCCGCTCGCTCCACCATCGTCAGCGACATTGCCGTCGAGATGCTCTTCATCACAG ACATAATCCTGAACTTCCGCACGACCTTTGTGAGCCAGTCGGGTCAGGTGGTGTACCAGTCGCGTTCCATCTGCATCCACTACGCCACCACTTGGTTCTTTGTGGACCTGGTGGCCGCTCTGCCCTTTGACCTCCTCTACGCTTTCAACATCACAGTGGTGAGGAAGCCGAAGCGAAGACCTGGAATGCACTCTCGCGCGAGTGGGCAAGGCGAGCCAAAGCTCTTCTTTGTATGGCAGACGTCGCTGGTGCACCTGCTGAAGACGGTGCggctgctgcggctgctgcgGCTACTGCAGAAGCTGGACCGCTACTCGCAGTACAGCGCCATGGTGCTGACGCTGCTCATGTCCGTGTTCGCCCTGCTCGCCCACTGGATGGCCTGCGTCTGGTACATGATCGGACAGAAAGAGCTGGAGACCAGCCACACCTGGGAAATAG GATGGCTGCACGAGCTGGGCAAACGTCTCGAGACACCGTACGCCAACAGCACGTCGGGCGGTCCGTCGGTGCGCAGCGCCTACATCGCCGCCCTCTACTTCACCCTCAGCAGCTTGACCAGCGTAGGCTTCGGCAACGTCTGCGCCAACACCGACGCCGAGAAGATCTTCTCCATCTGCACCATGCTGGTGGGCG CGCTGATGCACGCCCTGGTGTTCGGCAACGTGACGGCCATCATCCAACGCATGTACTCGCGCCGCTCGCTCTACCACACCCGCATGAAGGACCTGAAGGACTTCATCCGCGTGCACGGCCTGCCCcagcagctcaagcagaggatgCTGGAGTACTTCCAGACCACCTGGTCGGTCAACAACGGCATCGACGCGAACGAG CTGCTGCACGACTTCCCCGACGAGCTGCGCGCCGACATCGCCACGCACCTGAACAAGGACATCCTGCAGCTAGCCGTCTTCAAGGGCGCCAGCCGAGGCTGCCTGCGCTCGCTCTCGCTGCACATCAAGACGTCCTTCTGTGTGCCCGGCGAGTACCTCATCCGCCAGGGCGACGCGCTGCACGCCAACTACTTTGTCTGCTCCGGATCGCTGGAGGTCCTCAAGGACGGCGTGGTGCTGGCCATACTCG GAAAAGGCGACCTGATTGGCTGCGACCTGCCCGACAGCGAGCAGGTGGTCAAAACCAACGCAGACGTGAAGGCGCTGACCTATTGCGACCTTCAGTACATCAGCGTGCGCGGGCTGAGGGAGGTGCTTCACCTTTATCCCGAGTACGCCGGCGTCTTCGCCTCCGACATTCATAATAACATCACCTACAACCTGCGAGAGGGAAGCCAGGATCAG GGACTTGGCAGGTTTTCAAGGTCGCCCAGGATCCCGCAT GAAACGCGACTGAGTCCCTTGGCGGAAACAAGCAAGCTGGAAGATTCGTCCCCGTCAGCGCGGTCGCGCCGTAACCTGCTGCTGCCCAACCTGAGCAGCCCCGTGCGCCGCACCTCGCTGGGAAACCTGCTGGGCGACGAGCTGCGCCAGTTCAACGCGCTGCGCCGCTGCCGCTCGCCCAACCTCGCCCGTAGCTTCCTGAGCCACGCCGCCGCCTCGCCTCAGACGCCGCCGGCCAAACCGGAGCGCGCCGCCtcgggccgtgagtccggcgaggAGCTTAAGCCTTCCGAGCTCCTCATCCCCACCGTCACCTGCTTTGGACCCTCCGAACTCAGCCCAAG GGTCGTGGATGGCATCGAGGACAACAGCCACGTGTTCCATTTCAACGTGGAGCACGGCGGGCCACAGGCCAGAAGAGGAAGCGGCGGAACACAAG AGTCCACACGGGTGAACGTGCGTCTCTTGCTGGAAACTGAGGAAGTTCAGCAGAGCATCAGTCTACTCCACCAAAAG ATTGGCTAA